Genomic window (Hydrogenimonas cancrithermarum):
CGGGGCCTACAACGATCTCGACTACCGCTGCAAACTCAGCTACGACGAGCGGATCGAAGAGGAAGCCGAAGCGATCGCGAAAATTCTCGAAAAAGAGAACTTTCCGCTTCCCGCGCGTTTCATCGCCATTCGGCTGCTTCAGGAGGACAGGGATATCTACCGGATGGTCCACGACCGCCCTATCTTTCTCGAAGTCCACGAGCCGCTACAAAAAGCGATGGAGCGGCTGAAGATCGAGTTCGACGAAGAGAACGTCAAGGATCTCTTCGCCGACGAACGGGTGGCCCTGGCCAAGGGGATCGTCCACCAGATCCTCAAGGCGCCCAAAAGAGAGACCCTCACCGACAGGATCGATAATATCCTGATCCATCCGGTGCTGGGGCTGCCGCTCTTTCTGCTTTTCATGTATACGATCTTCTGGCTCACCTTCGAGATGGGATCGATCCCGATGGATTACATCGACGAAACCTTCGGCAACATCTCCGAAGCGGTGGGCGCCATACTGCCCGAGGGCTTTTTGTCCAAAGCGATCGTCGAGGGGATCATCCCCGCCGTGGGGGCTGTGGTGATGTTTCTGCCCAACATCCTGATCCTCTTTTTCGGCATCAACATTCTGGAGCAGACAGGCTACATGGCCCGGGCTGCCTACGTCATGGACGGGATCTTGAAAAAGTTCGGCCTCCAGGGAAAATCCTTCATCCCTCTGGTGAGCGGTTTCGGGTGTACGGTGCCCGCCTACATGGCGGCCAGGACCCTCAAAAACCCCAAGGACCGGCTCATCACGATGCTGGTGCTGGGCTTCATGAGCTGCGGGGCGAGACTGCCGGTCTACGTCCTGCTGGTGGGCGCCTTCTTCGCACCCGAAGTGCAGGCGAACGTGATGTTCGGCATCTACATCGGCGGGGCGTTCCTGGGTCTGGTTACTGCCAAGGTACTGCGGCTGACCCTTTTCAAGGGCGAACCCGAACCCTTCGTCATGGAGATGCCCAAATACCGCTTCCCCTCCCTCAAGGCGCTGGGGCTCGATCTGTGGATCAAGACGAAGATGTACCTGAAAAAGGCGGGAACCTTCATCGCGGCCGCCGCCTTCATCATCTGGTTTCTGAGCAGCTACCCCGTCGACGACACGGCCGTAGCCGATTTCGAGAAGAAGATCGAACTGGCCCAGAGCGACGAGCAAAAGAGCGCCGTAGAGACGGAAATGAACGCCTACATCCTCGAACACAGCTACCTGGCCGACATGGGCCGGGCCATCGAACCGGTTCTCGCTCCCATCGGCTTCGACTGGAAGATGAGTGTGGCCGCCATCTCGGGGTTGGCGGCCAAAGAGGTGGTCGTCTCGACCCTGGCGGTGCTCTACCACACCAGCGACGAGGATGAAAACCTGGGCGACGTGATCAAGGCCAACATCTCC
Coding sequences:
- the feoB gene encoding ferrous iron transport protein B, with amino-acid sequence MKTIKIALVGQPNVGKSQLINAISGAHLHVGNFAGVTVEYKKVEFTRGDYRIEMIDLPGLYSLETYTPEEEVTKSYLLNESYDLIINVVDANTIARNLNLTLQLCRLGKKMVVAFNMYDEVVKLGGAIYTERFRDITGIAAVNTSAKEKENIDALFTAAIGAYNDLDYRCKLSYDERIEEEAEAIAKILEKENFPLPARFIAIRLLQEDRDIYRMVHDRPIFLEVHEPLQKAMERLKIEFDEENVKDLFADERVALAKGIVHQILKAPKRETLTDRIDNILIHPVLGLPLFLLFMYTIFWLTFEMGSIPMDYIDETFGNISEAVGAILPEGFLSKAIVEGIIPAVGAVVMFLPNILILFFGINILEQTGYMARAAYVMDGILKKFGLQGKSFIPLVSGFGCTVPAYMAARTLKNPKDRLITMLVLGFMSCGARLPVYVLLVGAFFAPEVQANVMFGIYIGGAFLGLVTAKVLRLTLFKGEPEPFVMEMPKYRFPSLKALGLDLWIKTKMYLKKAGTFIAAAAFIIWFLSSYPVDDTAVADFEKKIELAQSDEQKSAVETEMNAYILEHSYLADMGRAIEPVLAPIGFDWKMSVAAISGLAAKEVVVSTLAVLYHTSDEDENLGDVIKANISFAAAISMIIMIMIYSPCLAAMSTFYAEIPQWAWRSFYTVYPNVLAWILAFVSYHILI